One region of Nerophis lumbriciformis linkage group LG10, RoL_Nlum_v2.1, whole genome shotgun sequence genomic DNA includes:
- the LOC133612586 gene encoding UPF0606 protein KIAA1549 isoform X5 — protein MAGSCMDVRGHSAVVLGMVLLINMIAADSPVADVSLSGSTHHAKGFIDDISSPRGVSISPSSPSLAFEDPDTPGTQQVIRKSRRESFTPIGLNAKEPQHLSPSLHRSQPVLKSFAQLQASKRSRINSAEETSILLQTHSISQMPTQSNVARPSTFKRSTVLQLSFVKEVAKNAQGNESENILTTASSLPIETFKPLDFSDSPSDKSYILDHVLLDAKLPINNSNKMQHVNQMSPSSALMPENQPVTILPNSHEILAPSHHVPLIGLHLTSLLSEPIEAPLEDFYPANTMDFDWGSGDYLETMAFLSPEEEDYSFATKVPDTYDQEDNTEQYNTEFPSRVGTSFSSLHHLHILPSSSRMTAYATHLPQTSIDPSSLSSFNSTFPYTLEVTPTISSEIIEASDKEWPDTISIQPTDVLLPDMNSLEYYTTQLTKENSVSGGKAEQRGNITVVPNSTPDTAPTNSITNDIKFTDNDRYSDFSDFEPLSKTTVIRTTELFNVSKPFLHHSIVTTSFLDPSSPFWTTPISTTDWSAGTHTVDLQSSAVILPSPTVFWPDDVMSSLSLTDVQWFVTESFPQSTIHATPVFTATTTYSSSPTEHSVIITTEQVFNITPMSSNSTLVPPVMLGDQGVTKDEFDNPATMTLIPTNSANIIPPIPTSPNANTSFHQEATGIAVNVTPVTSGEKQTTALTFRQYLCNLEKPEYLIKIGFPSGVSVGHAKSQVREILKHRFNKSVELQVIEPPPKFVFRVVSGPVVYTAISVVNALRRSGHRFLSVSPNWVIPDNKYQVHTVLQFVPDHINVRFCNFSESIERGLTMAFAEVLRRVNMSANFTVHIKNISMTVLKNQQRLGRSPVDITFTVHNSRGYLMGSEVSNALMKLTKVEFSYYMGYPVFQIAEPFHYPKLNTSQFLRSSWVRTVFLGVLDSEVGQRTFQANIERRVAMLLAEAMGLVRRVKRATSVGNSSVQVVSMNRMAGMDHPLEVVYFVEGPDGQRVPAVEMADILNSLDVQKAAIILGYRVQGILAQPVEKMSSLPSDTENPNVWIIIGVVIPLLVVIIIISILYWKLCRTDKLEFQPDAMASIQQRQKSATSQSPVHMALPQHERGVQFSEEEEEEFEEVEEDYEDEEEENEEENVKMGKGPFALSQSKNSTPSEEEEDGEEEEEEEEKENTKRTNGRAFKPGQEYKAALRKSKEMKKEERIKVFPKGRRVQEELQAPSVKGFDFAKLHLGQPNKDDVTVVQESISVGPLPMSDKEGPSPSQNGEGPAPISKNSASSTKTSRSSRRRERISPSDGDSMVSDRSSGRESTEENLRGQATPSDSKQTRPPPMNGLSEQLSSTSIFEHVDRMSRASDISRRLPNKVQLIAMQPMSVPPLHSNTAAAKLPDLNQMNKEVQVALRQKSEIEHHRNKIRLRAKRKGHYDFPAMDDVDRGLGDAKDQDHIYHKAQMQMDKIMDHNAQNFTEPQKSARRVRSPKQQMKEQSKGKIHADKDHLISEDTDPVYRKYPGVNNVAFVSDLDQATGLTHRSPSPTDDVFLGFSSSPPGHAPPPPPYMAPQPSIEEARQQMRSLLDDAFALVSPTSQGSSAGVTLPGVNVNPSDTSPPDHGPRSWGPSYQGLGSYTGRFSDLSVSPPLLQGPMPRQDHGLSYLPPGEATRPGEQVQIASHYSSRGLYADESPTSARPRPVGGTTGSQLHHLTQVGLTSRMNGYPAGVRGHPGQNGGMSWSNYRDDSYCRTVPDNAMPRSVLREPSAPPAHLDTGVDYLSAPPPLAMTPPTQSSASLIKAIREELLRLSQKQGSLSSYHS, from the exons ATGTGTCTCTCTCTGGCTCAACACACCATGCTAAGGGATTTATTGATGATATTTCAAGTCCAAGAGGAGTATCAATATCACCCTCATCACCCTCTCTTGCCTTTGAAGACCCAGACACACCTGGCACTCAACAAGTAATTCGCAAATCACGACGTGAATCTTTCACACCTATTGGCCTCAATGCAAAAGAACCACAGCATCTTTCTCCATCTTTACATCGCTCTCAACCTGTTTTGAAATCTTTTGCGCAGTTACAGGCATCCAAACGCTCCAGGATAAATTCTGCAGAGGAAACTTCCATACTCTTGCAAACTCATTCAATATCTCAGATGCCAACTCAGTCAAATGTAGCAAGACCCTCAACGTTTAAAAGATCAACAGTGCTACAGCTTAGTTTTGTAAAGGAAGTAGCTAAAAATGCTCAAGGCAACGAATCTGAAAACATCCTCACAACGGCTTCCTCGCTGCCTATTGAGACATTTAAGCCACTGGATTTTAGTGACTCTCCATCAGACAAATCTTATATTTTAGACCATGTCTTACTAGACGCCAAGCTGCCTAtaaataattcaaataaaatgcAGCATGTAAATCAGATGAGCCCCAGCAGTGCCCTGATGCCAGAGAATCAACCAGTTACTATTTTACCCAACTCGCATGAGATTCTAGCCCCGAGCCACCATGTGCCTTTAATCGGCCTCCACCTTACATCACTTTTGTCTGAACCGATTGAGGCTCCCCTTGAGGACTTTTATCCCGCCAATACCATGGACTTTGACTGGGGGTCTGGAGATTACTTGGAGACAATGGCATTCTTAAGTCCAGAAGAAGAGGACTACTCTTTCGCCACCAAAGTTCCCGACACATATGATCAAGAGGATAATACAGAACAATATAATACAGAATTCCCTTCCAGGGTGGGCACATCCTTTTCATCCTTGCATCATCTTCATATTCTGCCATCTTCAAGCCGGATGACGGCATATGCAACACATTTACCTCAGACATCTATTGATCCCTCCTCTCTTTCCTCATTTAACTCCACATTTCCTTATACACTGGAAGTTACCCCTACTATTAGTAGTGAGATAATAGAAGCATCAGACAAAGAGTGGCCAGATACTATCAGCATCCAACCAACAGATGTTCTATTACCTGACATGAACAGCTTGGAATATTACACCACTCAGCTCACTAAGGAGAACTCTGTTTCAGGAGGTAAAGCTGAACAAAGAGGGAACATCACTGTGGTGCCCAATAGTACTCCAGACACTGCACCAACCAACAGCATCACCAATGATATAAAATTCACAGACAATGACCGCTATAGTGATTTTTCAGACTTTGAGCCACTGAGTAAAACAACAGTAATAAGAACAACAGAGCTTTTTAATGTCTCAAAGCCTTTTTTGCATCATTCAATAGTCACAACCTCCTTTCTTGATCCCTCTTCCCCCTTCTGGACCACTCCAATATCCACCACAGATTGGTCTGCAGGTACTCATACTGTAGATCTGCAAAGCTCTGCGGTTATACTACCCAGCCCTACAGTTTTTTGGCCAGATGATGTCATGTCTTCCTTGTCTTTGACGGATGTCCAATGGTTTGTCACAGAATCCTTTCCACAAAGTACCATACACGCCACTCCTGTATTTACTGCAACAACAACCTACTCCTCAAGTCCAACTGAACATTCAGTCATTATTACAACTGAGCAAGTTTTCAATATCACTCCAATGTCATCTAATAGCACTTTGGTGCCCCCTGTCATGTTGGGTGATCAGGGGGTGACTAAAGATGAATTTGACAATCCAGCCACGATGACCTTGATCCCAACCAACAGCGCTAATATAATTCCGCCCATACCCACATCTCCCAATGCCAACACAAGTTTCCATCAAGAAGCAACTGGAATTGCTGTCAATGTTACCCCTGTCACGAGTGGTGAAAAGCAGACTACAGCACTGACATTCAGACAGTACCTCTGCAACCTTGAGAAGCCTGAGTATTTGATTAAAATAG GTTTTCCCTCTGGAGTATCTGTTGGACATGCCAAATCTCAAGTTAGAGAGATCCTGAAACATAGATTCAACAAATCGGTTGAGTTACAG GTTATAGAACCACCACCAAAATTTGTGTTTCGGGTAGTATCAGGTCCAGTTGTGTACACTGCCATATCTGTTGTCAATGCCTTACGACGGTCAGGACACCGCTTCCTGTCTGTGTCTCCCAACTGGGTGATACCAGACAATAAATATCAAGTCCATACAG tgctGCAGTTTGTTCCTGATCATATTAATGTACGGTTTTGCAACTTCAGTGAGAGTATTGAGAGAGGTCTGACCATGGCCTTTGCCGAAGTACTTCGACGCGTTAACATGTCTGCCAATTTCACAGTGCAT attaaaaatatttcaatgaCTGTTCTTAAAAATCAACAACGACTGGGAAGGTCTCCGGTGGACATCACCTTCACTGTACACAACTCAAGAGGTTATCTAATGGGGTCAGAGGTCAGCAATGCTCTTATGAAGCTCACCAAAGTGGAATTCAGCTATTACATGGGCTACCCTGTCTTCCAGATTGCTGAGC CTTTCCATTATCCAAAGTTGAACACAAGCCAGTTCCTTCGCTCCTCCTGGGTGAGAACAG TTTTCTTGGGAGTGCTGGACAGTGAAGTGGGACAGAGGACTTTCCAAGCCAACATTGAGCGCAGAGTGGCCATGTTACTTGCGGAGGCCATGGGATTAGTCAGACGTGTCAAGAGAGCCACCAGTGTCGGCAACAGCAGCGTTCAG GTTGTGAGCATGAACCGGATGGCGGGCATGGACCATCCCTTGGAGGTCGTGTATTTTGTGGAGGGCCCTGATGGTCAGAGGGTCCCTGCTGTTGAAATGGCCGATATACTTAATAGCCTGGATGTCCAAAAGGCAGCCATTATCTTGGGATATCGTGTTCAAGGCATTTTAGCACAAC CTGTAGAGAAGATGTCATCCTTACCTTCTGACACTGAGAACCCCAACGTGTGGATCATCATCGGAGTGGTGATTCCTCTCCTGGTGGTCATTATCATCATTTCCATCCTCTACTGGAAACTGTGTCGAACAGACAAGCTGGAGTTCCAGCCAGATGCCATGGCGTCCATCCAGCAGAGACAGAAG TCTGCTACCTCACAGTCCCCCGTTCACATGGCACTACCTCAGCATGAGAGGGGTGTACAGTTTagtgaagaagaggaggaggaatttGAGGAGGTGGAAGAGGACtatgaagatgaagaagaagaaaatgaagaaGAAAATGTTAAAATGGGAAAG GGACCATTCGCTCTTTCTCAGAGCAAAAACAGCACACCcagtgaggaggaggaggacggagaagaggaggaggaggaggaggaaaaagaAAACACGAAGAGGACTAACGGGAGAGCATTCAAACCAGGACAAGAATACAAAGCAGCACTCAGGAAATCAAAAGAGATGAAGAAAGAAGAGAGAATTAAAGTGTTTCCTAAAGGGAGGCGGGTCCAGGAGGAG TTGCAGGCTCCCAGTGTGAAAGGCTTTGACTTTGCCAAGCTGCATCTTGGCCAGCCTAACAAAGATGACGTCACGGTGGTGCAGGAATCAATCTCAGTGGGGCCTCTGCCCATGTCAGATAAAGAAGGCCCCAGTCCATCCCAGAATGGGGAGGGCCCAGCTCCCATATCTAAAAACTCTGCCTCCTCTACAAAGACATCCCGCAGCAGTCGAAGACGAGAGAG GATCTCGCCGTCAGACGGCGATTCCATGGTCAGTGACCGCTCCAGTGGAAGAGAGTCAACTGAGGAGAACCTCAGAGGCCAGGCCACGCCCAGCGACAGCAAGCAGACTC GTCCTCCTCCTATGAATGGTCTCAGTGAGCAGTTGTCATCAACTTccattttcgaacatgttgatagAATGTCCCGGGCCTCAGACATAAGCCGAAGACTCCCTAACAAAGTGCAGCTTATTGCAATGCAGCCCATGTCAGTCCCACCCTTGCACAGCAACACTGCAGCTGCCAAATTGCCTGATCTTAACCAAATGAACAAGGAG GTTCAAGTAGCTCTGAGGCAGAAATCGGAGATTGAGCACCATCGAAACAAGATCCGCCTCCGTGCCAAGAGGAAGGGACACTATGACTTCCCTGCAATGGATGATGTAGATCGTGGCCTTGGGGATGCCAAAGACCAGGATCACATCTACCATAAAGCACAAATGCAAATGGATAAGATCATGGACCACAATGCACAGAATTtcacagagccccaaaaaag TGCTCGCAGGGTTCGATCTCCCAAACAGCAGATGAAGGAGCAGTCAAAAGGAAAGATCCATGCCGACAAAGATCACCTCATCTCAGAAGACACTGATCCTGTTTATAGGAAGTATCCTGGAGTCAACAATGTGGCCTTTGTG TCGGACCTTGACCAAGCCACAGGTTTAACTCACAGAAGCCCATCTCCCACCGATGACGTCTTCCTTGGTTTCTCCTCCTCACCTCCTGGGCATGCCCCTCCTCCACCCCCCTATATGGCTCCACAGCCCTCCATCGAAGAGGCAAGGCAGCAGATGCGTTCGTTGCTGGATGACGCCTTTGCCCTTGTGTCACCCACCTCTCAGGGCAGTTCAGCCGGGGTCACCCTTCCAGGGGTCAATGTCAACCCTTCAGACACCAGCCCTCCAGACCATGGCCCCAGATCTTGGGGCCCCTCCTATCAAGGACTTGGCTCTTACACTGGT AGATTCAGTGACCTGAGCGTATCCCCCCCTCTGCTCCAAGGCCCCATGCCAAG GCAGGATCATGGACTGAGTTACCTCCCCCCTGGAGAGGCAACAAGGCCCGGGGAGCAGGTCCAGATCGCCAGCCATTACTCCAGCAGAGGACTCTATGCTGATGAGTCACCCACATCAGCGAGACCACGACCAGTAGGGGGCACTACAG GCTCCCAGCTTCATCATCTTACACAGGTGGGCTTGACAAGCCGAATGAATGGTTATCCAGCAGGGGTCAGAGGTCATCCTGGACAGAATGGTGGCATGAGCTGGAGCAACTACCGAGATGACAGTTACTGCAGAACAGTACCAGATAACGCA ATGCCCAGGAGTGTCCTCAGGGAGCCCTCAGCTCCTCCTGCTCACCTGGACACTGGTGTGGATTACCTCTCAGCCCCGCCCCCATTGGCCATGACCCCTCCCACCCAGTCCTCGGCCTCCTTGATTAaggccatccgggaggaactgtTGCGCCTCTCACAGAAGCAGGGCTCTTTGTCCAGCTACCACAGCTGA
- the LOC133612586 gene encoding UPF0606 protein KIAA1549 isoform X2 encodes MAGSCMDVRGHSAVVLGMVLLINMIAADSPVADVSLSGSTHHAKGFIDDISSPRGVSISPSSPSLAFEDPDTPGTQQVIRKSRRESFTPIGLNAKEPQHLSPSLHRSQPVLKSFAQLQASKRSRINSAEETSILLQTHSISQMPTQSNVARPSTFKRSTVLQLSFVKEVAKNAQGNESENILTTASSLPIETFKPLDFSDSPSDKSYILDHVLLDAKLPINNSNKMQHVNQMSPSSALMPENQPVTILPNSHEILAPSHHVPLIGLHLTSLLSEPIEAPLEDFYPANTMDFDWGSGDYLETMAFLSPEEEDYSFATKVPDTYDQEDNTEQYNTEFPSRVGTSFSSLHHLHILPSSSRMTAYATHLPQTSIDPSSLSSFNSTFPYTLEVTPTISSEIIEASDKEWPDTISIQPTDVLLPDMNSLEYYTTQLTKENSVSGGKAEQRGNITVVPNSTPDTAPTNSITNDIKFTDNDRYSDFSDFEPLSKTTVIRTTELFNVSKPFLHHSIVTTSFLDPSSPFWTTPISTTDWSAGTHTVDLQSSAVILPSPTVFWPDDVMSSLSLTDVQWFVTESFPQSTIHATPVFTATTTYSSSPTEHSVIITTEQVFNITPMSSNSTLVPPVMLGDQGVTKDEFDNPATMTLIPTNSANIIPPIPTSPNANTSFHQEATGIAVNVTPVTSGEKQTTALTFRQYLCNLEKPEYLIKIGFPSGVSVGHAKSQVREILKHRFNKSVELQVIEPPPKFVFRVVSGPVVYTAISVVNALRRSGHRFLSVSPNWVIPDNKYQVHTVLQFVPDHINVRFCNFSESIERGLTMAFAEVLRRVNMSANFTVHIKNISMTVLKNQQRLGRSPVDITFTVHNSRGYLMGSEVSNALMKLTKVEFSYYMGYPVFQIAEPFHYPKLNTSQFLRSSWVRTVFLGVLDSEVGQRTFQANIERRVAMLLAEAMGLVRRVKRATSVGNSSVQVVSMNRMAGMDHPLEVVYFVEGPDGQRVPAVEMADILNSLDVQKAAIILGYRVQGILAQPVEKMSSLPSDTENPNVWIIIGVVIPLLVVIIIISILYWKLCRTDKLEFQPDAMASIQQRQKSATSQSPVHMALPQHERGVQFSEEEEEEFEEVEEDYEDEEEENEEENVKMGKGPFALSQSKNSTPSEEEEDGEEEEEEEEKENTKRTNGRAFKPGQEYKAALRKSKEMKKEERIKVFPKGRRVQEELQAPSVKGFDFAKLHLGQPNKDDVTVVQESISVGPLPMSDKEGPSPSQNGEGPAPISKNSASSTKTSRSSRRRERISPSDGDSMVSDRSSGRESTEENLRGQATPSDSKQTRKVPINVLNGPPPMNGLSEQLSSTSIFEHVDRMSRASDISRRLPNKVQLIAMQPMSVPPLHSNTAAAKLPDLNQMNKEVQVALRQKSEIEHHRNKIRLRAKRKGHYDFPAMDDVDRGLGDAKDQDHIYHKAQMQMDKIMDHNAQNFTEPQKSARRVRSPKQQMKEQSKGKIHADKDHLISEDTDPVYRKYPGVNNVAFVSDLDQATGLTHRSPSPTDDVFLGFSSSPPGHAPPPPPYMAPQPSIEEARQQMRSLLDDAFALVSPTSQGSSAGVTLPGVNVNPSDTSPPDHGPRSWGPSYQGLGSYTGRFSDLSVSPPLLQGPMPRQDHGLSYLPPGEATRPGEQVQIASHYSSRGLYADESPTSARPRPVGGTTGSQLHHLTQVGLTSRMNGYPAGVRGHPGQNGGMSWSNYRDDSYCRTVPDNAMPRSVLREPSAPPAHLDTGVDYLSAPPPLAMTPPTQSSASLIKAIREELLRLSQKQGSLSSYHS; translated from the exons ATGTGTCTCTCTCTGGCTCAACACACCATGCTAAGGGATTTATTGATGATATTTCAAGTCCAAGAGGAGTATCAATATCACCCTCATCACCCTCTCTTGCCTTTGAAGACCCAGACACACCTGGCACTCAACAAGTAATTCGCAAATCACGACGTGAATCTTTCACACCTATTGGCCTCAATGCAAAAGAACCACAGCATCTTTCTCCATCTTTACATCGCTCTCAACCTGTTTTGAAATCTTTTGCGCAGTTACAGGCATCCAAACGCTCCAGGATAAATTCTGCAGAGGAAACTTCCATACTCTTGCAAACTCATTCAATATCTCAGATGCCAACTCAGTCAAATGTAGCAAGACCCTCAACGTTTAAAAGATCAACAGTGCTACAGCTTAGTTTTGTAAAGGAAGTAGCTAAAAATGCTCAAGGCAACGAATCTGAAAACATCCTCACAACGGCTTCCTCGCTGCCTATTGAGACATTTAAGCCACTGGATTTTAGTGACTCTCCATCAGACAAATCTTATATTTTAGACCATGTCTTACTAGACGCCAAGCTGCCTAtaaataattcaaataaaatgcAGCATGTAAATCAGATGAGCCCCAGCAGTGCCCTGATGCCAGAGAATCAACCAGTTACTATTTTACCCAACTCGCATGAGATTCTAGCCCCGAGCCACCATGTGCCTTTAATCGGCCTCCACCTTACATCACTTTTGTCTGAACCGATTGAGGCTCCCCTTGAGGACTTTTATCCCGCCAATACCATGGACTTTGACTGGGGGTCTGGAGATTACTTGGAGACAATGGCATTCTTAAGTCCAGAAGAAGAGGACTACTCTTTCGCCACCAAAGTTCCCGACACATATGATCAAGAGGATAATACAGAACAATATAATACAGAATTCCCTTCCAGGGTGGGCACATCCTTTTCATCCTTGCATCATCTTCATATTCTGCCATCTTCAAGCCGGATGACGGCATATGCAACACATTTACCTCAGACATCTATTGATCCCTCCTCTCTTTCCTCATTTAACTCCACATTTCCTTATACACTGGAAGTTACCCCTACTATTAGTAGTGAGATAATAGAAGCATCAGACAAAGAGTGGCCAGATACTATCAGCATCCAACCAACAGATGTTCTATTACCTGACATGAACAGCTTGGAATATTACACCACTCAGCTCACTAAGGAGAACTCTGTTTCAGGAGGTAAAGCTGAACAAAGAGGGAACATCACTGTGGTGCCCAATAGTACTCCAGACACTGCACCAACCAACAGCATCACCAATGATATAAAATTCACAGACAATGACCGCTATAGTGATTTTTCAGACTTTGAGCCACTGAGTAAAACAACAGTAATAAGAACAACAGAGCTTTTTAATGTCTCAAAGCCTTTTTTGCATCATTCAATAGTCACAACCTCCTTTCTTGATCCCTCTTCCCCCTTCTGGACCACTCCAATATCCACCACAGATTGGTCTGCAGGTACTCATACTGTAGATCTGCAAAGCTCTGCGGTTATACTACCCAGCCCTACAGTTTTTTGGCCAGATGATGTCATGTCTTCCTTGTCTTTGACGGATGTCCAATGGTTTGTCACAGAATCCTTTCCACAAAGTACCATACACGCCACTCCTGTATTTACTGCAACAACAACCTACTCCTCAAGTCCAACTGAACATTCAGTCATTATTACAACTGAGCAAGTTTTCAATATCACTCCAATGTCATCTAATAGCACTTTGGTGCCCCCTGTCATGTTGGGTGATCAGGGGGTGACTAAAGATGAATTTGACAATCCAGCCACGATGACCTTGATCCCAACCAACAGCGCTAATATAATTCCGCCCATACCCACATCTCCCAATGCCAACACAAGTTTCCATCAAGAAGCAACTGGAATTGCTGTCAATGTTACCCCTGTCACGAGTGGTGAAAAGCAGACTACAGCACTGACATTCAGACAGTACCTCTGCAACCTTGAGAAGCCTGAGTATTTGATTAAAATAG GTTTTCCCTCTGGAGTATCTGTTGGACATGCCAAATCTCAAGTTAGAGAGATCCTGAAACATAGATTCAACAAATCGGTTGAGTTACAG GTTATAGAACCACCACCAAAATTTGTGTTTCGGGTAGTATCAGGTCCAGTTGTGTACACTGCCATATCTGTTGTCAATGCCTTACGACGGTCAGGACACCGCTTCCTGTCTGTGTCTCCCAACTGGGTGATACCAGACAATAAATATCAAGTCCATACAG tgctGCAGTTTGTTCCTGATCATATTAATGTACGGTTTTGCAACTTCAGTGAGAGTATTGAGAGAGGTCTGACCATGGCCTTTGCCGAAGTACTTCGACGCGTTAACATGTCTGCCAATTTCACAGTGCAT attaaaaatatttcaatgaCTGTTCTTAAAAATCAACAACGACTGGGAAGGTCTCCGGTGGACATCACCTTCACTGTACACAACTCAAGAGGTTATCTAATGGGGTCAGAGGTCAGCAATGCTCTTATGAAGCTCACCAAAGTGGAATTCAGCTATTACATGGGCTACCCTGTCTTCCAGATTGCTGAGC CTTTCCATTATCCAAAGTTGAACACAAGCCAGTTCCTTCGCTCCTCCTGGGTGAGAACAG TTTTCTTGGGAGTGCTGGACAGTGAAGTGGGACAGAGGACTTTCCAAGCCAACATTGAGCGCAGAGTGGCCATGTTACTTGCGGAGGCCATGGGATTAGTCAGACGTGTCAAGAGAGCCACCAGTGTCGGCAACAGCAGCGTTCAG GTTGTGAGCATGAACCGGATGGCGGGCATGGACCATCCCTTGGAGGTCGTGTATTTTGTGGAGGGCCCTGATGGTCAGAGGGTCCCTGCTGTTGAAATGGCCGATATACTTAATAGCCTGGATGTCCAAAAGGCAGCCATTATCTTGGGATATCGTGTTCAAGGCATTTTAGCACAAC CTGTAGAGAAGATGTCATCCTTACCTTCTGACACTGAGAACCCCAACGTGTGGATCATCATCGGAGTGGTGATTCCTCTCCTGGTGGTCATTATCATCATTTCCATCCTCTACTGGAAACTGTGTCGAACAGACAAGCTGGAGTTCCAGCCAGATGCCATGGCGTCCATCCAGCAGAGACAGAAG TCTGCTACCTCACAGTCCCCCGTTCACATGGCACTACCTCAGCATGAGAGGGGTGTACAGTTTagtgaagaagaggaggaggaatttGAGGAGGTGGAAGAGGACtatgaagatgaagaagaagaaaatgaagaaGAAAATGTTAAAATGGGAAAG GGACCATTCGCTCTTTCTCAGAGCAAAAACAGCACACCcagtgaggaggaggaggacggagaagaggaggaggaggaggaggaaaaagaAAACACGAAGAGGACTAACGGGAGAGCATTCAAACCAGGACAAGAATACAAAGCAGCACTCAGGAAATCAAAAGAGATGAAGAAAGAAGAGAGAATTAAAGTGTTTCCTAAAGGGAGGCGGGTCCAGGAGGAG TTGCAGGCTCCCAGTGTGAAAGGCTTTGACTTTGCCAAGCTGCATCTTGGCCAGCCTAACAAAGATGACGTCACGGTGGTGCAGGAATCAATCTCAGTGGGGCCTCTGCCCATGTCAGATAAAGAAGGCCCCAGTCCATCCCAGAATGGGGAGGGCCCAGCTCCCATATCTAAAAACTCTGCCTCCTCTACAAAGACATCCCGCAGCAGTCGAAGACGAGAGAG GATCTCGCCGTCAGACGGCGATTCCATGGTCAGTGACCGCTCCAGTGGAAGAGAGTCAACTGAGGAGAACCTCAGAGGCCAGGCCACGCCCAGCGACAGCAAGCAGACTCGTAAGGTCCCCATCAATGTTTTAAATG GTCCTCCTCCTATGAATGGTCTCAGTGAGCAGTTGTCATCAACTTccattttcgaacatgttgatagAATGTCCCGGGCCTCAGACATAAGCCGAAGACTCCCTAACAAAGTGCAGCTTATTGCAATGCAGCCCATGTCAGTCCCACCCTTGCACAGCAACACTGCAGCTGCCAAATTGCCTGATCTTAACCAAATGAACAAGGAG GTTCAAGTAGCTCTGAGGCAGAAATCGGAGATTGAGCACCATCGAAACAAGATCCGCCTCCGTGCCAAGAGGAAGGGACACTATGACTTCCCTGCAATGGATGATGTAGATCGTGGCCTTGGGGATGCCAAAGACCAGGATCACATCTACCATAAAGCACAAATGCAAATGGATAAGATCATGGACCACAATGCACAGAATTtcacagagccccaaaaaag TGCTCGCAGGGTTCGATCTCCCAAACAGCAGATGAAGGAGCAGTCAAAAGGAAAGATCCATGCCGACAAAGATCACCTCATCTCAGAAGACACTGATCCTGTTTATAGGAAGTATCCTGGAGTCAACAATGTGGCCTTTGTG TCGGACCTTGACCAAGCCACAGGTTTAACTCACAGAAGCCCATCTCCCACCGATGACGTCTTCCTTGGTTTCTCCTCCTCACCTCCTGGGCATGCCCCTCCTCCACCCCCCTATATGGCTCCACAGCCCTCCATCGAAGAGGCAAGGCAGCAGATGCGTTCGTTGCTGGATGACGCCTTTGCCCTTGTGTCACCCACCTCTCAGGGCAGTTCAGCCGGGGTCACCCTTCCAGGGGTCAATGTCAACCCTTCAGACACCAGCCCTCCAGACCATGGCCCCAGATCTTGGGGCCCCTCCTATCAAGGACTTGGCTCTTACACTGGT AGATTCAGTGACCTGAGCGTATCCCCCCCTCTGCTCCAAGGCCCCATGCCAAG GCAGGATCATGGACTGAGTTACCTCCCCCCTGGAGAGGCAACAAGGCCCGGGGAGCAGGTCCAGATCGCCAGCCATTACTCCAGCAGAGGACTCTATGCTGATGAGTCACCCACATCAGCGAGACCACGACCAGTAGGGGGCACTACAG GCTCCCAGCTTCATCATCTTACACAGGTGGGCTTGACAAGCCGAATGAATGGTTATCCAGCAGGGGTCAGAGGTCATCCTGGACAGAATGGTGGCATGAGCTGGAGCAACTACCGAGATGACAGTTACTGCAGAACAGTACCAGATAACGCA ATGCCCAGGAGTGTCCTCAGGGAGCCCTCAGCTCCTCCTGCTCACCTGGACACTGGTGTGGATTACCTCTCAGCCCCGCCCCCATTGGCCATGACCCCTCCCACCCAGTCCTCGGCCTCCTTGATTAaggccatccgggaggaactgtTGCGCCTCTCACAGAAGCAGGGCTCTTTGTCCAGCTACCACAGCTGA